A single region of the Leptodactylus fuscus isolate aLepFus1 chromosome 5, aLepFus1.hap2, whole genome shotgun sequence genome encodes:
- the FGF23 gene encoding fibroblast growth factor 23: MSSIRQGNRLALLTFFLTSLKVSVAFPNSSPIINSGWGSPDRLMHLYTATEWNSFHLQINHDGHIDGSPHQTIYSALMIRSESAGKVVITGVKSGRYLCMDRFGNVFGSHYFNYDDCVFKHETLENRHDVYHSPKHNYLLSLRNPKHFFRPGMDLPPYSQFLSMENKIPITRFITPEPIRHTRSAELYPDPLNVSRKKPTLNYPTPKDAQDVKPSDPQEPLRPNKNEKEDPEDPRRVIITRKVNPREYFYKHTSQLSGYN; encoded by the exons atgtccAGCATCAGGCAAGGCAATAGGTTAGCACTTTTAACTTTTTTCCTGACCAGTTTAAAGGTCAGTGTTGCATTTCCCAATTCGTCGCCAATAATAAATTCAGGATGGGGAAGTCCAGACCGACTGATGCACCTGTACACAGCCACCGAATGGAACAGCTTCCACCTGCAGATCAACCACGATGGCCACATCGATGGATCTCCCCACCAAACCATTTACA GCGCATTAATGATTAGATCAGAGTCCGCAGGCAAAGTCGTTATTACGGGAGTCAAAAGTGGGCGCTACCTGTGTATGGACAGATTCGGCAACGTCTTTGGATCA CACTACTTTAACTACGACGACTGTGTCTTCAAGCACGAAACCCTTGAAAACCGCCATGATGTCTACCATTCTCCAAAGCACAACTACCTGCTAAGTCTAAGGAATCCAAAACATTTTTTCCGTCCAGGAATGGACTTGCCTCCTTATTCACAATTTTTGTCTATGGAAAACAAAATCCcaatcaccagatttatcactccCGAGCCCATTCGGCACACAAGAAGCGCAGAACTGTATCCAGATCCTCTTAATGTAAGTAGAAAGAAGCCCACCCTGAATTACCCCACACCCAAGGATGCTCAAGACGTTAAGCCTTCTGACCCTCAAGAGCCCCTAAGACCTAACAAAAATGAAAAGGAAGACCCCGAAGACCCAAGGCGCGTTATCATCACGAGGAAAGTAAATCCACGTGAATATTTTTATAAGCACACATCCCAACTCAGTGGCTACAACTGA